GCGGCGTCACGCCGTACCTGGACCGCGAGGGCGTCTCGGAGCGCGTGAACGGCAAGAAGTTCCTCGCCCCGGGCCTGGCGAGCGTGCCGGCCTGAGTGACGCGGGTCCGGCCGGTTCTGGCCTGACATACCGTTGCACAACGGTGCGAATGCCCCCGGGCGTCCGTCCCCCCACCGGGGGGCGGGCGCCCGTCGCCGTACGGTGAAGGTGCTGGCCAGGGGCTGACGCGGGGGCCGGTCGGGCCGGATGACAGAATGCCGGACATGGCGGACAACCAGACAGCGGTCAGCCGGCGGACCCTCCTGTTCGCCGGCGGCGCCGTGACCGCCGGACTCACCGCGGGCGGCCTCGCCTGGGCACGGGACGCACGACGGCCCGCGGAGCCGACGGAACCGGAGGCCACACCGCCGCTGGTGGGCGCGTTCGACCTCCGTTCGGGCGCCGAGCTGCTGGAGCCGACGGGGCTCTTCAACACCACGGGTCCGCAGTCGTTCGCCTTCGACGACACGAACGCCCTGATCTACACGCTCCAGACGCTCCAGAGCGGCATCCGCCTCTCCGACGAGGACGAGCCGGTGAGCGCCGGCGACCGCAAGAGCGCCGGCGACATGTGTCTGACCCGGCTGACCGCCGCCGGGAAGGTGACCGGGCACATGTATCTGCGCGGTTTCGGACACGGCATTTCGTTCGGCGTCGAACCGGTGGGCAAGCGCACGTTCCTGTGGGTGGAGGGGAAGGCCGATCCGAAGAACGGGTACGGCCGCTCCGTGGCCCGCACCCCCTTCAAGGACGGTGCGATCCTGGACAGCACGGACCCGGCGGTCGCCCACTTCGACCCGCTGCCGGGCGCCTCCGACCTCGCACCCTCGCTCGATCTGGCAGGGGGGCGCGTCCTGGTCAGCCACGAGAAGGGCCGCGAACACCGATTCGCCGTATACCCAATGACGGATTTCCTTGCCGGACGCCGGGATTCCCCGCAGGTGGTGAATGCCGGAGAACAGGTCAAGGAAGAGGAATGGTTCCAGGGCTGCGCCTTGCACGGCGACTTCGTCTACGTACTGACCGGCAACCCGTACACGGATAAAAAGGGCAAGAATCCGCGGAAGTCGGGCGGGAACACCTATATTTCGGCGATCGACGTCCGCACCGGAAAGCCCCAGGGGCGTCGGCGCGTGACCGTCGCCCCGGACCTCCCCTACCGGGAGCCGGAGGGCATGGCCGTCAGCATGGCGGGGGGCCGGCCCGCCCTGTGCATCGGATTCTCGGTGAAAACCGAAGATCGCCGGGAACTGACGCTGTATCGCTTCACCGGTTGAACGGGCGTCAACGATTCGAGCGGCCCGCACCTTTGACCGCCGTAGGCTCCGTGACCTTTGCGTGACCCTTACCGCAGGCCCGTCTCAACCATTGGCCTACGGTTCACCTGGAGTTCTCCGGGTGTCCATAAGGCTGCTTATACTACTCCGACACTTCACGAGATTCTCAAACCTCCACGGGGGAGGCACCGCCACCATGGGCTCCAAGCGACGCCAGGCCGCTCTTGGCATCTTGATCACCGCTGGGCTCATTCTCAGCTTCGTCGGCATGCTGGCGGCCGTAGCCCTCGCCTCACTCCCGATGTTCGCGTACTGCGCGGCCGGCAGCTACGCCTGCGACCTGCTCCTGCACAACACCGAGTCGACGACGCTGGAACGGCTGCGCGACTCGCGCTTCGGCCTCACCATGCGCTTCCTCATCAGGCAGTTCCTGCTGCTCGGGCTGTGCGGGGCCATCTCCGACATCGAGTCCTTCGTGGCCCAGATGACCACCATCGGGCTGCTCCTGCTGTTCATCCTGCAACTGGCGTACGGAGCGCTCCTCAAGCACGTCCGCAAGATGCGCAACGAGCTGCCGTTCACCACCCGCGGGCTGGACCTGGAGGCACTCGGCATCCGCCGCATGCCGCACCCGTTCCTGGTCGACAAGCACGTCCGCAAGACCCTCCACCTGGACGTCCCCCTGATGGCCGGCGCCCTCGCCACCATCGCGACCGACAACTGGCGCTGGGTCACGTACGGCATGATCGCGACCGTCTTCCTGGCCTACCTCTCCCTGCTGGTGCTGGTGCCCGACGCGCGCAACGCGCTCAAACTGCCCACCAACGACGAGGCCATCGACGAACTGAACCACCAGTTGGCCCTGTACCGGCCGCAGGTGGCGCTCTACTTCACCTTCGCCGCCATCTCCAAAGACTTCATGTACCAGGTGAACATGTGGCTGGAGGCCCTGGAGGAGCTGGACCTGCGGCCCATCATCGTGCTGCGCGAGCGGGCCACCCTGCGCCACCTGGACGCGACGCCCATCCCCGTCATCTGCGTCCCCAAGGCCGACAACCTCGCCCGGATCGAGATGCCCGAGCTGCGCGTCGCCCTCTACCCCGGCAACGCGGGCAAGAACGTGCACATGCTCCAGCGCGCCGAGGTCAAGCACGTCTTCATCGGCCACGGCGACAGCGACAAGCTCGCCAGCAGCAACCGCGTCAGCAAGGTGTTCGACGAGATCTGGGTGGCCGGCCGGGCCGGCCGCGACCGCTACGAGCGCATCAAGCACGCCGTCACGCACAACCAGATCGTCGAGGTCGGCAGGCCCCAGCTGATGCCGCTCCAGCGGTGGTCGGGGAAGGTCGCGGGCCCGCTGCCGACCGTCATCTACGCCCCCACGTGGGAGGGCTGGACCGACGACGCCTGCTACACCTCGGTCATCCCGGCCGGCGAGAAGCTCATCCAGGCCCTGCTCGACCACGAGCAGGAGATCCGGATCATCTACAAGCCGCACCCGCTCACCGGCTCGCGCTCCGCCCAGGCCGCCGCCGCGCACCGCCGCGTCATCACCCTCCTCCAGGAGGACAACGCCCGGCGCTTCGGCCGCAACGCCACCGACTCCAAGGCGGCCGCCAGGAAGCTGGCCCGCATCGACCAGCGCATCGCCGCCCTCTCCGAGCGCGGTGTCCGCTCCAAGTACCCCGACCTCACCGAGGAGGAGCGGACCGCCCGCATCCGGCGCAGCCGCAACCAGGCCGCCACCCTGTACTGGAACGCGATGCCGGATTCCGCGCACCACGTGGTGACCGAGCGCATCCCCGCCCTGTACGACTGCTTCAACCAGTCCGACCTGCTCATCGGCGACATGTCGAGCGTCGTGTCCGACTTCGTCGCGACGCTCAAGCCGTACGCCATCTTCAACCTGGACGGGCTTCCCGACGACCAGTTCCGCAACGAGCAGCGCACCGCCTACGCCTCGTACCTGCTGGACACCGAGTGCAACGGCCTGAGCACCGCCATCGAGGCGATGCTCCACCCGGACGAAGACGTCATGACGCCCTACCGGGAGCAGCTCAAGGAGTACCTCCTCGGCCAGGAGTACCCGCCCTCCGGGGTTCGCTTCAACGCGGCGGCCAACAACCTGTACCGGCGGGGACTGCTCGACTTCCCCGTGGAGTACCCGGACGACGCGCACCTGCCCGCGTAGCCGGATCTCCACAGTCGGCTCTCGCCCCATCCCCATGCCAGGAAGAAGGAGACCTTGTCCTCCAGCTCCACCCCGCGCCGCACGATCGCCGTCGTCCTCGCCGGAGGCACCGGCCAGCGCATCGGCCTAGAGATACCCAAGCAGCTGCTGAAGATCGCCGGGAAGCCGATCCTCGAACACACCCTGCACGTGTTCGAGAACGCGCCCGACGTCGACGAGGTCATCCTCCTGATGACCCCCGCCTACGTGGACGAGGCCCAGCGCATCGTGGACCGCGCGGGCCTGGGCAAGGTGACCCGGGTGCTGGCCGGCGGCTCGGACCGCAGCGAGACCACCCGCATCGCCATCCGCGCGGCGGCCGGGGACCTGGGGCCCGGCGAGGACTGCAACCTCCTCTTCCACGACGCGGTCCGCCCGCTGCTGTCGCAGCGCGTGGTCAAGGAGTGCGTCGAGGCCCTGGAGAACTACCAGGCCGTCGACGTGGCCATCCCGTCCTCCGACACCGTCATCGTCACCCGGACCCACGGCGACGACGGCGAGTTCATCACGGAGGTGCCCGACCGCTCCCGGCTGCGCCGCGGCCAGACCCCGCAGGGCTTCCGGCTCTCCACCATCCGCGCCGCCTACGAGCGGGCCGAGCACGACCCGTCCTTCCAGGCCACCGACGACTGCTCCGTCGTGGTCCGGTACCTGCCGGACGTCCCCGTGCACGTGGTGCGGGGCGACGAGTACAACATGAAGGTCACGCAGCCCGTCGACGTCTTCATCGCCGACAAGCTCTTCCAGCTCGCCTCGCACACCGCGCCCGCCCAGGCCGGCGAGGCCGCGTACCGCGAGCAGCTGGCCGGGCGGACCGTCCTCGTCTTCGGCGGCTCCTACGGCATCGGTGCCGACATCGCCCGCATCGCCGAGAACTTCGGGGCCCGCGTCTACGCCCTCGGCCGCTCCACGACCGGCACCCACGTCGAGAACCTCGACCACGTGGAGGAGGCGCTGGCCCGCGCCTACGCCGAGACCGGCCGCATCGACTACGTGGTGAACACCGCGGGCGTGCTGCGCGTCGGCCGCCTCGACGAGACGGACAACGACACCATCCGCGAGGCGCTGGAGGTCAACTACCTCGCGCCGGTGAACATCGCCCGGGCCTCGTACAAGTACCTGAGCGAGACCCGCGGACAGCTGCTGCTGTTCACCTCCAGCAGCTACACGCGAGGCCGCGCCGACTACAGCCTCTACTCCTCCACCAAGGCCGCCATGGTCAACCTGACGCAGGCCCTCGCCGACGAATGGGCCGGCGACCGCATCCGCGTCAACTGCGTGAACCCCGAGCGGACCGCCACCCCGATGCGGACGAAGGCCTTCGGGCAGGAGCCGTCCGGATCCCTGCTGAGCTCCGAGTCGGTGGCCCTCAGCTCCCTGGACGTCCTGCTCTCCGAGATGACGGGCCACGTCATCGACGTGCGCAAGCAGGACCCGACCTCCTCCCCCGCGCAGCGGTCGGCGTTCGAAGCGGCTCTGGAGTCGGTGCTGACCCAGACCGCGGAGGAGCAAGAGGTCTAGGCATGACGTACGCACCCGGGCAACAGCAGGGCCGGCGCCACAGGATCTTCGTGGCCGGCGGCTCCAACGCGGTCGACCGCCCGTACAGCTTCCTGCCGATGGCGGGCTGGACGCAGGCGCTGCCGCTCTTCCTCACCGACGCGGTCGAGGTGGTCAACTGCGCCCGCGCCCGCGCCAGCTCGAAGAGCTTCCGCGAGCGCGGCCGGCTCCAGTGGATCCTGGACACCATGGAGCCGGGCGACTACCTGCTGTTCGGCTTCGGCCAGACGGACTGGAAGCCCGACCCCGGGCTGCACACCGAGCCGTTCTCCACCTTCCTGGAGCACATGGCCGCGTACGTGCACGGCGCGCGCGAGCGGCAGGGCCACCCGGTGATCCTGCTGCCGTACGAGCGGCGCCGCATCGACGCCCACGGGAACGTGGCCCGGTTCCTGGGCGACTACCCGCTCGCGGCCCGGCAGCTGGCCGAGGAGGAGCACGTCCCGGTCGTCGACCTGTACGGGCAGAGCCTGCAGTGGTGGGAGGAGCTCGGGCCGGAGGCGTCCAAGCGCGTCTTCACCTACCTGCGGCCGGGCGAACCCCTCCAGCGCGACGTCCAGGACGGGGACAACGTCCACCTGCGGGCGGAGGGCGCGATCGAGTGCGCCCGCTTCATCGCCCGCAGCATGCTGGAGCAGGGCGTCATCCCGTCCCACTGGGGCCGGGACCTCGACCGCCGCACCTTCTCGTACGACGAGATGGGATGGCTGGACGAGGAGACCTTCGCCCACCGCACCAAGTCCCGTGTGTCCATGTCCCCCGGTAGTTGAGGAGTACGGCACGTGAACCTCCTGTGCCGGGGCCGGGCCCTCGGCGACGACCCCTCGCTGGGCGCCGTCTACGCGGCCCTCTACAGCTCCGCCGACCCTCGGGGCGGCGTCGTCCCCGGAGAGGCGTTCCAGCTCGGCCTGTCCGTGGCGCCCGACCAGGGGGCGCCGCGCGGCTGCGCCTACCTCCTGGAGGCGTCGCTGAAGGACACCGTCGAGATCGTGGCCCTCCAGGGGCTGGAGTACTTCCCGCGGCAGCGCTGGTTCCGGGTGCGGGCCGACGCGGGGGAGAACGCCACGGGCATCCTGCACGTCCGGCTCCTCGCCGAGGTCACCGCGCCCGTGCTGCGTCCGCAGATCGTCGTGGGCGTCCCGGACGCGACCGGGCTCAGGCTCGTGCGCACGGGCAAGCTCTCCGACGGGGCACTGCGGCTGCGGCCGCCGGGCGCCCGGGGCCTGCGCGTCCAGACCGAGCCGGGGCGGCCGGGCACCGTGAACGTCCTGTCCGCGGCTCCGGCCGGCAGCACGGCCGTCTCCCTGACGCAGCCGCGCAACGGGGACGCCCAGCTGTCGTACGACGGCTGGGCCACCTACACCCCCGCCCCCGGCTTCACCGGGTACGACCGGTTCACGTACGTCGTCGGGACCCCGGACGCGCAGCAGCTGACCTCGCACGTGAACGTCTTCGTGGGCTCGACGGCGCACGCCCCCGGCCTGTTCCCGCAGCAGCCGACGGACGTCGCCTTCCGGCCCTGGCAGTGGCCCGAGCTCAGCGGGGAGATGCCCTGGCCCCGGCCGGGGCGGCCCGCGCCGAACCGATGAGGATCAACGCATCATGAACACAGCAGTCGTGCACGCCGCCTCCATCAGGGACGTGACGGTCGCGCTGCGGGTCTGCAACCAGGCCGCGCTCCTCGACGCCGCCCTCGACGCGCTCGCCGCGCAGACCATCGGCACCGACCGGCTCGACGTCATCGCCGTGGACGACGGTTCGACCGACGCGAGCGGCGAGCTGCTGGCCCGCGCGGCGCAGCGGTACGCGGGCTTCCTGCGCGTCGGGCGGGTCGCG
Above is a window of Streptomyces subrutilus DNA encoding:
- a CDS encoding Ig-like domain-containing protein, producing MNLLCRGRALGDDPSLGAVYAALYSSADPRGGVVPGEAFQLGLSVAPDQGAPRGCAYLLEASLKDTVEIVALQGLEYFPRQRWFRVRADAGENATGILHVRLLAEVTAPVLRPQIVVGVPDATGLRLVRTGKLSDGALRLRPPGARGLRVQTEPGRPGTVNVLSAAPAGSTAVSLTQPRNGDAQLSYDGWATYTPAPGFTGYDRFTYVVGTPDAQQLTSHVNVFVGSTAHAPGLFPQQPTDVAFRPWQWPELSGEMPWPRPGRPAPNR
- a CDS encoding bifunctional cytidylyltransferase/SDR family oxidoreductase; the encoded protein is MSSSSTPRRTIAVVLAGGTGQRIGLEIPKQLLKIAGKPILEHTLHVFENAPDVDEVILLMTPAYVDEAQRIVDRAGLGKVTRVLAGGSDRSETTRIAIRAAAGDLGPGEDCNLLFHDAVRPLLSQRVVKECVEALENYQAVDVAIPSSDTVIVTRTHGDDGEFITEVPDRSRLRRGQTPQGFRLSTIRAAYERAEHDPSFQATDDCSVVVRYLPDVPVHVVRGDEYNMKVTQPVDVFIADKLFQLASHTAPAQAGEAAYREQLAGRTVLVFGGSYGIGADIARIAENFGARVYALGRSTTGTHVENLDHVEEALARAYAETGRIDYVVNTAGVLRVGRLDETDNDTIREALEVNYLAPVNIARASYKYLSETRGQLLLFTSSSYTRGRADYSLYSSTKAAMVNLTQALADEWAGDRIRVNCVNPERTATPMRTKAFGQEPSGSLLSSESVALSSLDVLLSEMTGHVIDVRKQDPTSSPAQRSAFEAALESVLTQTAEEQEV
- a CDS encoding rhamnogalacturonan acetylesterase — translated: MTYAPGQQQGRRHRIFVAGGSNAVDRPYSFLPMAGWTQALPLFLTDAVEVVNCARARASSKSFRERGRLQWILDTMEPGDYLLFGFGQTDWKPDPGLHTEPFSTFLEHMAAYVHGARERQGHPVILLPYERRRIDAHGNVARFLGDYPLAARQLAEEEHVPVVDLYGQSLQWWEELGPEASKRVFTYLRPGEPLQRDVQDGDNVHLRAEGAIECARFIARSMLEQGVIPSHWGRDLDRRTFSYDEMGWLDEETFAHRTKSRVSMSPGS
- a CDS encoding signaling protein, with the translated sequence MGAFDLRSGAELLEPTGLFNTTGPQSFAFDDTNALIYTLQTLQSGIRLSDEDEPVSAGDRKSAGDMCLTRLTAAGKVTGHMYLRGFGHGISFGVEPVGKRTFLWVEGKADPKNGYGRSVARTPFKDGAILDSTDPAVAHFDPLPGASDLAPSLDLAGGRVLVSHEKGREHRFAVYPMTDFLAGRRDSPQVVNAGEQVKEEEWFQGCALHGDFVYVLTGNPYTDKKGKNPRKSGGNTYISAIDVRTGKPQGRRRVTVAPDLPYREPEGMAVSMAGGRPALCIGFSVKTEDRRELTLYRFTG